A section of the Oryza sativa Japonica Group chromosome 1, ASM3414082v1 genome encodes:
- the LOC4326008 gene encoding probable ubiquitin-conjugating enzyme E2 23 isoform X4: protein MENLPNGSANIAEKNQDNEMSTDAGEPEEVADIFIYREDVVSLKSKEDTRGLVLEVAGEYDSEGSITDDDTDTEEHEHKSSHRTENGGADGDNVSNGVDVDSQSSLPDNKVRVLWIDGVEKTEDIDSVVVMDRSFLHGDIVASATDPTGQMGLVADVSLVVDLQGPHGEIIKGVSSKDLRRIREFNVGDYVVSGPWLGRVDEVLDNVNVLFDDGSVCKVARADPMRLRPALGPLNPNASCPFYPGQRVKAVNSSVYKTSRWLNGLWKASRLEGTVTKVETVAVIVYWIASAHFATNQESVPPEEQNPKDLTLLSCFSYANWQLTDWCLPNQYTSSCTDDSLIESSEIKDSDDIPESSDVKTELTQKTDMDENPGRMDGDSSADGSNMVYEDNTCLAKQSESGTIASTVPKEGSQDNATYRKKLRKVFVKKDKRTRRRDESFERALLIANTYTKVDVIWQDGTKECGASSTLLIPIHSPNDHEFFPEQYVVDKVGNDVDDSSETKRVGLVRSVNAKDRTASVSWFKPSLHPEEPREIECNEIVSAYELDGHPDYDYCYGDVVVRLPSVSLPVESTNRENTMELDNVNSTEVSATPVADAEEQFPQKESSLEFTSLSWAGNIVGFEDGDIIVIWGDGSVSKVGPHEIYVVGREDDGASLDDGTASDGASWETVDDNQTDLPDDSAQDDSQNVADSNIERENGSFNSQDGSSVATGPLSVAFGFVTRLASELFARESGDDIDKAEGENNVATSESTVVTTNDASGGKSVDVDMADKPGDSDGFKHFDVQQCPPDHHYLENMAQGTGGRKWVKKVQQEWNILEKNLPDYIYVRVFEDRMDLIRAVIIGASGTPYQDGLFFFDFHLPPEFPQVPPSAYYHSGGLRVNPNLYVDGKVCLSLLNTWTGRGNEVWDPSSSSILQVLVSLQGLVLNEKPYFNEAGYEKQVGTVEGEKNALPYNENTYLLSLKSMLYILRRPPMHFEDFAKSHFSKRGKYILKACEAYLQGNGVGTLTDDACTTERSKEQPCSVGFKLALAKIMPRLITALKDAGANCDQYEHLGKTETAQEH from the exons ATGGAAAATCTACCAAATGGCTCAGCAAATATAGCTGAGAAGAACCAGGATAATGAGATGTCTACAGATGCTGGTGAGCCTGAAGAAGTAGcagatatatttatttatagagAAGATGTTGTCAGCTTGAAGTCAAAAGAGGACACCCGTGGGTTGGTTTTGGAGGTAGCAGGAGAATATGATTCTGAAGGTAGCATCACTGATGATGATACTGATACTGAGGAGCATGAACACAAAAGTTCTCATAGGACTGAAAATGGTGGTGCTGATGGTGATAATGTCAGTAATGGAGTTGATGTTGATAGTCAGAGTTCATTGCCTGATAACAAGGTTAGGGTTCTATGGATTGATGGTGTCGAGAAGACGGAAGATATTGACAGCGTGGTTGTCATGGACAGAAGTTTCCTTCATGGAGATATAGTGGCTTCTGCCACAGATCCAACTGGTCAGATGGGACTTGTTGCTGATGTCAGCCTTGTGGTTGATTTGCAAGGACCTCACGGAGAAATAATAAAGGGAGTATCCTCTAAAGATTTGAGACGCATCAGGGAATTTAACGTAGGTGATTATGTTGTCTCTGGGCCATGGCTTGGTCGAGTCGACGAGGTGTTGGATAATGTTAATGTGTTATTTGATGACGGCTCCGTCTGTAAAGTAGCCAGGGCAGATCCTATGCGGCTAAGGCCAGCATTGGGGCCACTGAATCCAAATGCAAGCTGTCCCTTTTATCCTGgacagcgtgtcaaggcagtgAATTCATCTGTTTACAAAACATCCAGGTGGCTCAATGGACTATGGAAAGCAAGTCGTCTTGAAGGCACTGTCACAAAGGTGGAAACAGTTGCAGTTATAGTCTATTGGATTGCATCTGCACACTTTGCCACGAATCAAGAATCTGTTCCTCCTGAAGAGCAGAACCCAAAGGATCTGACTCTTTTATCTTGTTTTTCATATGCAAATTGGCAATTAACTGATTGGTGTCTTCCTAACCAATACACATCATCGTGTACTGATGATTCTTTGATTGAAAGTTCAGAAATAAAAGACTCTGATGACATTCCTGAATCCAGTGATGTTAAGACAGAACTAACGCAGAAGACTGATATGGATGAAAACCCTGGGAGGATGGATGGAGATTCTTCTGCTGATGGATCAAATATGGTTTATGAAGATAACACATGCTTAGCCAAACAATCAGAATCAGGCACTATTGCATCAACCGTTCCAAAGGAGGGATCACAGGACAATGCAACTTACAGGAAAAAACTTAGGAAAGTTTTTGTCAAAAAGGAtaaaagaacaagaagaagagacGAGAGCTTTGAAAGGGCTCTGCTTATTGCAAATACATACACGAAGGTTGATGTGATCTGGCAAGATGGGACAAAAGAATGTGGAGCAAGCTCAACATTGCTCATCCCGATCCACAGTCCAAATGACCATGAATTCTTTCCGGAGCAGTATGTCGTGGACAAGGTTGGTAATGATGTTGATGATTCTTCTGAAACAAAACGTGTGGGTCTTGTTAGAAGTGTTAATGCAAAGGACCGAACTGCATCTGTATCATGGTTTAAGCCTTCATTACACCCAGAGGAGCCCAGAGAAATCGAGTGCAATGAAATTGTGAGTGCATATGAATTGGATGGCCATCCAGATTATGATTATTGCTATGGAGATGTTGTTGTTCGCTTGCCATCTGTTTCACTGCCTGTTGAATCAACCAATAGGGAGAACACCATGGAACTGGATAATGTAAATTCTACAGAAGTATCGGCAACCCCTGTAGCTGATGCAGAGGAACAGTTTCCACAGAAGGAATCCAGTTTGGAATTTACTAGCCTTTCATGGGCTGGTAATATAGTTGGTTTTGAAGACGGTGATATTATAGTCATTTGGGGCGATGGTTCAGTGTCAAAG GTTGGTCCACATGAAATATATGTTGTTGGTCGTGAAGATGATGGTGCCTCACTAGATGATGGAACTGCCAGTGATGGTGCTAGCTGGGAGACTGTTGATGACAATCAAACGGATTTGCCTGATGATTCTGCACAG GATGATTCGCAAAATGTAGCAGATAGTAACATCGAAAGGGAAAACGGTTCATTTAATTCGCAGGATGGAAGCTCTGTTGCAACTGGTCCACTTTCTGTTGCTTTTGGCTTTGTGACTCGGCTCGCGAGTGAACTCTTTGCTCGAG AATCTGGTGATGATATTGATAAAGCTGAGGGGGAGAACAATGTGGCAACATCTGAGAGTACCGTTGTAACAACAAATGACGCTTCCGGTGGGAAGTCTGTAGATGTTGATATGGCTGACAAGCCTGGAGATTCAGATGGCTTCAAACACTTTGATGTTCAGCAGTGCCCTCCAGACCATCATTACCTGGAAAACATGGCGCAG GGCACTGGTGGAAGAAAGTGGGTAAAAAAGGTACAGCAGGAATGGAACATACTTGAGAAAAATCTACCAG ATTATATTTATGTTAGGGTATTTGAGGATCGAATGGACCTCATAAGAGCCGTGATTATTGGAGCAAGTGGAACACCATACCAAGATGGTCTTTTCTTCTTCGACTTCCACCTTCCACCTGAGTTTCCACAAGTTCCTCCG TCGGCGTACTATCATTCTGGAGGTTTGCGCGTAAATCCAAACCTGTATGTGGATGGGAAGGTCTGCTTAAGTCTCTTGAATACCTGGACGGGCAGAGGGAATGAAGTATGGGATCCATCATCATCCAGTATTCTCCAAGTCCTGGTTTCACTTCAGGGCTTGGTTCTAAATGAAAAGCCTTATTTTAATGAAGCTGGCTATGAGAAGCAAGTTGGTACTGTTGAAGGGGAGAAGAATGCATTGCCATATAATGAGAACACATATCTGCTGAGCTTGAAATCCATGTTGTATATCCTGAGGCGACCTCCAATG CATTTCGAGGACTTTGCAAAGAGCCACTTCTCCAAGCGTGGCAAATACATTCTCAAAGCTTGTGAGGCCTATTTGCAAGGTAATGGGGTTGGGACGCTCACAGATGATGCCTGCACCACCGAGAGAAGCAAAGAACAGCCATGCTCGGTGGGTTTCAAACTCGCATTAGCAAAAATTATGCCACGGTTGATTACTGCCCTGAAGGACGCTGGAGCAAATTGTGACCAATATGAGCACCTTGGGAAAACGGAAACTGCTCAAGAACACTGA